A single region of the Brachypodium distachyon strain Bd21 chromosome 3, Brachypodium_distachyon_v3.0, whole genome shotgun sequence genome encodes:
- the LOC112271491 gene encoding uncharacterized protein LOC112271491, whose protein sequence is MVAISDQGEEQPVLPRNGGHTDTTKLDVCVTLFASMILLALVLVFFFAIIFILLSPILHDPAAYSMGIVAVSGLDPTTNRSASALLDPEFNLTVRVASSSLNVPWPWFGDDCLDPSTSVEVSYLRVPLAGARAPRNVCTRAWHSPKDRSFVARGRGVDVPGFLVDSLAEDMRRGEAVFEITLMTPHRQGWVVLTCWAKVGDASSTLETPCAKSSVNAGLPMVQSAGDSGCVPRPQVHNR, encoded by the coding sequence ATGGTTGCGATCTCCGATCAAGGAGAAGAGCAGCCTGTTCTGCCCCGGAACGGCGGCCACACTGACACCACAAAACTGGACGTGTGCGTCACATTGTTTGCCAGCATGATCTTGCTTGCGCTGGTGctggtcttcttcttcgccatCATCTTCATCCTTCTTTCGCCCATCCTCCATGATCCGGCGGCCTACTCCATGGGGATCGTCGCCGTCTCTGGCCTCGACCCAACGACGAACCGGTCGGCGTCGGCGCTGCTGGACCCGGAGTTCAACCTGACCGTGCGGGTCGCCTCCAGCAGCTTGAACGTCCCGTGGCCGTGGTTCGGGGACGACTGCTTGGATCCCAGCACGTCCGTGGAGGTGTCCTACCTCCGCGTCCcgctggccggcgcgcggGCGCCGCGTAACGTCTGCACGAGGGCGTGGCATTCGCCCAAGGACCGGTCCTTCGTCGCTCGGGGCAGAGGAGTGGACGTGCCGGGGTTCCTGGTGGACAGCCTCGCGGAGGACATGCGGCGCGGGGAAGCGGTGTTCGAGATCACGCTCATGACTCCCCACAGGCAGGGCTGGGTGGTGCTGACGTGCTGGGCCAAGGTCGGCGACGCCTCGTCGACGTTGGAGACTCCGTGCGCCAAGTCCTCCGTGAATGCTGGCTTGCCCATGGTGCAATCCGCCGGGGACTCCGGCTGTGTTCCCCGGCCACAGGTTCACAATAGGTGA